The Xenopus tropicalis strain Nigerian chromosome 2, UCB_Xtro_10.0, whole genome shotgun sequence genome window below encodes:
- the emsy gene encoding BRCA2-interacting transcriptional repressor EMSY isoform X2, with protein sequence MIGPSAGGRALCGGEARMPVVWPTLLDFSRDECKRILRKLELEAYAGVISALRAQGDLCKEKKDLLGELSKVLSISTERHRAEVRRAVNDERLTTIAHNMSGPNSSSEWSIEGRRLVPLMPRLVPQTAFTATANAVANAAGQHNASLPDPAETGNKEVVVCYSYTSTTSTPTSTPVPSGSVATVKSPRPASPASNVVVLPSGSTVYVKSVNCSDDDEKPRKRRRTNSNSSSPVVLKEVPKPTTPVSKTITVPVTGSPKMSNIMQSIANSLPPHMSPVKITFTKPATQTTNTSTQKVIIVTTSPSSTFVPNILSKSHNYAAVTKLVPTSVITSATQKQPLVVTASQSSVVTSSSTSSSSPPLTSGSIAVTTVVSSTPSLVMSTVAPGASTSAVKAATNRLPSPKSLVTSPSQILAQLPKQYQQSPKHQIHTIPQQTQQLAQATAITNPGTITHPPTAQQPPMPAAMKPTIQIKQESGVKIITQQVQPSKILPKPVSTSLPNSSNAPIMVVSSNGAIMTTKLVTTPSGTQATYTRPTISSALGARMAATPGATYVKTTSGSIITVVPKSLATLGGKIISSNIVSGTTTKITTIPMTSKPNVIVVQKTTGKGTTIQGLPGKNVVTTLLNAGGDKTLQAMPAGTKPAIITATRPITKMIVTQPKGMGSTVQPATKIIPTKIVYGQQGKTQVLIKPKPVTFQATVMSEQTRQLVTETLQQASRVVEATSATIQEVKEDTESSSSSTESSQSSQDSQPVVHVIASRSQDWAEHEIAMDTTPTIIYQDIGGESQSATSTIKALMELQQTAVKEKVENKLRQPTIDLSQMAVPIQMAADKRHAEGSSIAMVESELVAEYLSTGKRQMASTNTVSSGDMPLPSLLQVSHPSQQLQQVQPTRTLLQHVSQSQTASQASVVVKSIPTSSSGAITHIMQQALSSHTAFTKRSEETVTEEGEVEEMDTLDPQTGILYRAAMAQKQQKQVHLQQEGAHLQVKTVQSLQTKQKQIIQLQPDQMQHKIQQTAQLSIRQQKVTPMQQEHAQRHLVVKERHIPNIMSQPQQTVVQVLAVKTTQQLPKLQQVQGQQKIYMQTPIQMPVSSEKQAVTQMTQSIVSPGSAVTKITFEGHQPPTVSKASVSDCLPRLTPAVASILPTVQSSEKSSVADILKMSMMEADIDTNAEPMVVDAPTKVAPIIKPMPMLTEATVTQVPRFSVPVTASVPPPPKCFPAPIITAAPPTVLPGPLPPPPPLTRKVDVPIASQIIQIQNVQQKRTEEVPSEIIIQTIPQYHAIPCHSSSNVVVEPSGLLEMSNFTSQRLGEEDVVLAHDGESGKSQAPIHIEDV encoded by the exons ATGATCGGCCCTTCGGCGGGAG GGAGGGCGCTCTGTGGAGGAGAGGCCAGGATGCCGGTGGTGTGGCCCACACTCCTGGACTTCAGCAGGGATGAGTGCAAGAGGATTCTTCGCAAGTTGG AATTGGAGGCATACGCAGGCGTTATTAGTGCCCTTCGGGCACAGGGAGACCTCTGCAAGGAGAAGAAGGACCTTCTAGGAGAACTTTCCAAAGTCTTAAG CATTTCAACAGAGCGGCATCGTGCTGAGGTTCGAAGAGCTGTCAACGATGAGCGACTTACAACAATTGCCCACAA catGTCCGGTCCAAATAGCTCTTCCGAGTGGTCAATTGAGGGGCGGCGCTTGGTACCACTGATGCCGCGCTTAGTCCCTCAAACGGCTTTCACAGCCACCGCCAACGCAGTGGCAAATGCCGCCGGGCAGCACAACGCCTCGCTCCCTGACCCTGCAGAGACTGGCAACAAAGAAG TGGTGGTTTGTTACTCCTATACGAGTACTACATCAACACCGACCTCCACTCCAGTCCCTAGCGGAAGCGTAGCCACCGTGAAGTCTCCTCGGCCTGCAAGTCCTGCGTCAAATGTCGTCGTCCTACCCAGCGGCAGCACCGTCTATGTCAAAA GTGTCAACTGTTCGGACGATGACGAAAAGCCACGTAAAAGGAGGCGCACAAATTCCAACAGCTCTTCTCCGGTGGTACTGAAGGAGGTTCCCAAACCCACAACGCCAGTGTCCAAAACAATCACGGTGCCTGTGACCGGCAGCCCCAAGATGAGCAACATCATGCAGAGCATTGCCAATTCCTTGCCCCCCCACATGTCTCCTGTGAAGATCACCTTCACCAAGCCTGCCACCCAGACCACAAACACTTCTACCCAAAAG GTGATAATAGTTACCACCTCTCCGAGTTCAACATTTGTTCCCAACATATTATCCAAGTCCCACAATTATGCTGCAGTCACCAAATTGGTCCCCACCTCAGTCATTACCTCTGCAACACAAAAACAGCCGCTGGTAGTCACTGCCTCTCAGTCCTCTGTAGTCACAAGCAGCAGTACAAGTTCATCTTCTCCACCACTGACCTCCGGTAGCATTGCTGTTACTACAGTGGTATCCTCTACTCCATCTCTGGTCATGTCAACCGTAGCACCAG GTGCTTCAACATCTGCAGTCAAGGCAGCTACCAACAGACTCCCATCCCCCAAGAGCCTGGTCACCTCCCCTAGTCAGATCCTGGCCCAGTTACCAAAACAGTACCAGCAGTCCCCCAAGCACCAGATACATACGATACCCCAGCAGACGCAGCAGCTGGCCCAGGCCACAGCAATCACAAACCCAGGCACcatcactcacccacccactgcaCAGCAGCCTCCAATGCCTGCTGCCATGAAACCAACCATACAGATCAAGCAGGAATCGG GTGTTAAGATCATCACTCAGCAAGTGCAGCCCAGTAAGATCTTGCCCAAACCAGTGTCCACATCCCTGCCGAACAGCAGCAACGCTCCCATTATGGTGGTGAGCAGCAATGGTGCAATCATGACTACAAAATTGGTCACCACCCCGAGTG GGACACAAGCCACGTACACACGTCCAACCATCAGCTCTGCCTTGGGAGCCCGCATGGCTGCTACACCCGGGGCTACCTATGTAAAAACCACAAGCGGGAGCATAATCACCGTGGTACCGAAATCGCTGGCTACACTGGGAGGGAAAATCATAAGCAGCAACATAGTGTCAG GTACAACAACAAAGATCACTACAATTCCAATGACCTCCAAGCCTAATGTGATTGTGGTGCAGAAAACTACAGGCAAAGGAACGACGATACAAGGCCTTCCGGGCAAAAACGTTGTGACCACATTACTGAATGCCGGG GGGGATAAAACCCTACAAGCGATGCCAGCAGGAACAAAGCCAGCTATAATCACGGCAACTCGCCCAATCACCAAGATGATTGTGACGCAGCCCAAGGGTATGGGATCGACTGTTCAGCCAGCAACCAAAATCATCCCCACCAAAATAGTGTATGGGCAACAGGGGAAGACCCAG GTCCTTATAAAGCCCAAGCCAGTGACGTTCCAGGCCACTGTGATGAGCGAACAGACCAGGCAGCTGGTGACAGAAACCCTGCAGCAAGCCTCCCGTGTGGTAGAGGCAACAAGTGCTACTATTCAAGAGGTCAAAGAGGATACAGAGAGCAGCTCCTCTTCCACGGAGTCCTCCCAGAGCTCTCAAG ATTCCCAGCCTGTTGTTCATGTTATTGCTTCTCGAAGCCAGGATTGGGCAGAACATGAAATAGCCATGGATACCACTCCTACCATCATCTACCAGGATATTGGGGGAGAATCCCAGTCTGCTACATCGACCATTAAGGCCCTTATGGAGCTCCAGCAGACTGCAG TGAAAGAGAAAGTGGAAAATAAACTACGACAGCCGACTATCGATCTAAGTCAAATGGCTGTTCCCATTCAGATGGCTGCAGATAAACGCCACGCTGAAGGCAGCTCTATTGCCATGGTGGAGTCAGAGCTGGTGGCAGAATACCTAAGTACAG GCAAAAGACAAATGGCTTCTACTAACACCGTGAGCTCTGGGGATATGCCTCTCCCATCCCTACTGCAAGTGAGCCATCCATCGCAGCAGCTGCAGCAGGTCCAACCCACGCGCACCCTATTGCAGCATGTTAGCCAGTCCCAGACAGCATCGCAGGCTTCTGTGGTGGTGAAATCAATCCCTACCTCCTCCAGTGGAGCCATCACTCATATCATGCAACAG GCACTGAGCAGTCACACAGCTTTCACCAAGAGAAGCGAGGAGACTGTGACTGAAGAAGGGGAGGTGGAGGAAATGGACACTTTAGACCCCCAAACGGGCATCCTGTACCGGGCCGCCATGGCACAAAAGCAGCAGAAACAGGTTCATCTGCAGCAGGAAGGAGCTCATCTGCAAGTGAAGACGGTGCAGTCCCTGCAGACCAAGCAGAAACAGATCATTCAGCTCCAGCCGGATCAAATGCAGCACAAAATCCAACAGACGGCGCAGCTCTCCATCCGCCAGCAAAAGGTCACTCCCATGCAGCAGGAGCACGCACAGCGCCACCTGGTGGTGAAAGAGAGACACATCCCTAACATTATGTCTCAGCCCCAGCAGACTGTAGTGCAAGTGCTGGCCGTTAAAACCACCCAGCAGCTGCCCAAACTGCAGCAGGTTCAAGGTCAACAAAAGATTTACATGCAGACTCCAATACAAATGCCAGTCTCATCTGAGAAACAAGCTGTTACGCAG ATGACCCAGTCTATCGTGTCCCCAGGATCAGCCGTTACAAAGATCACCTTTGAGGGCCACCAACCTCCCACCGTCTCCAAGGCATCTGTAAGCGACTGCCTGCCCAGACTGACCCCCGCAGTCGCCAGCATCCTGCCTACTGTCCAGAGCTCTGAGAAGTCCTCCGTAGCCGATATCCTGAAGATGTCTATGATGGAGGCAGACATTGACACGAATGCCGAGCCCATGGTTGTTGATGCCCCCACCAAAGTTGCCCCCATTATTAAACCCATGCCCATGCTGACTGAAGCTACAGTAACCCAGGTTCCAAGGTTTTCTGTGCCAGTGACTGCTTCTGTTCCACCGCCTCCAAAATGTTTCCCGGCCCCCATTATAACGGCCGCGCCCCCTACTGTGCTGCCTGGACCTCTCCCACCGCCACCCCCTCTTACAAGGAAAGTCGACGTCCCCATTGCCAGCCAGATCATCCAGATACAGAACGTTCAGCAAAAGAGAACTGAGGAAGTGCCTTCTGAAATAATTATCCAG ACCATCCCTCAGTATCATGCCATCCCTTGTCACTCCAGCTCCAATGTGGTAGTGGAACCCAGTGGGCTCCTGGAGATGAGTAACTTTACCAGCCAGAGGCTCGGGGAGGAAGACGTCGTCTTGGCTCACGACGGGGAGAGTGGCAAAAGCCAAGCCCCTATCCATATCGAGGACGTATAG
- the emsy gene encoding BRCA2-interacting transcriptional repressor EMSY isoform X4, with amino-acid sequence MIGPSAGGRALCGGEARMPVVWPTLLDFSRDECKRILRKLELEAYAGVISALRAQGDLCKEKKDLLGELSKVLSISTERHRAEVRRAVNDERLTTIAHNMSGPNSSSEWSIEGRRLVPLMPRLVPQTAFTATANAVANAAGQHNASLPDPAETGNKEVVVCYSYTSTTSTPTSTPVPSGSVATVKSPRPASPASNVVVLPSGSTVYVKSVNCSDDDEKPRKRRRTNSNSSSPVVLKEVPKPTTPVSKTITVPVTGSPKMSNIMQSIANSLPPHMSPVKITFTKPATQTTNTSTQKVIIVTTSPSSTFVPNILSKSHNYAAVTKLVPTSVITSATQKQPLVVTASQSSVVTSSSTSSSSPPLTSGSIAVTTVVSSTPSLVMSTVAPGASTSAVKAATNRLPSPKSLVTSPSQILAQLPKQYQQSPKHQIHTIPQQTQQLAQATAITNPGTITHPPTAQQPPMPAAMKPTIQIKQESGVKIITQQVQPSKILPKPVSTSLPNSSNAPIMVVSSNGAIMTTKLVTTPSGTQATYTRPTISSALGARMAATPGATYVKTTSGSIITVVPKSLATLGGKIISSNIVSGTTTKITTIPMTSKPNVIVVQKTTGKGTTIQGLPGKNVVTTLLNAGGDKTLQAMPAGTKPAIITATRPITKMIVTQPKGMGSTVQPATKIIPTKIVYGQQGKTQVLIKPKPVTFQATVMSEQTRQLVTETLQQASRVVEATSATIQEVKEDTESSSSSTESSQSSQDSQPVVHVIASRSQDWAEHEIAMDTTPTIIYQDIGGESQSATSTIKALMELQQTAGKRQMASTNTVSSGDMPLPSLLQVSHPSQQLQQVQPTRTLLQHVSQSQTASQASVVVKSIPTSSSGAITHIMQQALSSHTAFTKRSEETVTEEGEVEEMDTLDPQTGILYRAAMAQKQQKQVHLQQEGAHLQVKTVQSLQTKQKQIIQLQPDQMQHKIQQTAQLSIRQQKVTPMQQEHAQRHLVVKERHIPNIMSQPQQTVVQVLAVKTTQQLPKLQQVQGQQKIYMQTPIQMPVSSEKQAVTQMTQSIVSPGSAVTKITFEGHQPPTVSKASVSDCLPRLTPAVASILPTVQSSEKSSVADILKMSMMEADIDTNAEPMVVDAPTKVAPIIKPMPMLTEATVTQVPRFSVPVTASVPPPPKCFPAPIITAAPPTVLPGPLPPPPPLTRKVDVPIASQIIQIQNVQQKRTEEVPSEIIIQTIPQYHAIPCHSSSNVVVEPSGLLEMSNFTSQRLGEEDVVLAHDGESGKSQAPIHIEDV; translated from the exons ATGATCGGCCCTTCGGCGGGAG GGAGGGCGCTCTGTGGAGGAGAGGCCAGGATGCCGGTGGTGTGGCCCACACTCCTGGACTTCAGCAGGGATGAGTGCAAGAGGATTCTTCGCAAGTTGG AATTGGAGGCATACGCAGGCGTTATTAGTGCCCTTCGGGCACAGGGAGACCTCTGCAAGGAGAAGAAGGACCTTCTAGGAGAACTTTCCAAAGTCTTAAG CATTTCAACAGAGCGGCATCGTGCTGAGGTTCGAAGAGCTGTCAACGATGAGCGACTTACAACAATTGCCCACAA catGTCCGGTCCAAATAGCTCTTCCGAGTGGTCAATTGAGGGGCGGCGCTTGGTACCACTGATGCCGCGCTTAGTCCCTCAAACGGCTTTCACAGCCACCGCCAACGCAGTGGCAAATGCCGCCGGGCAGCACAACGCCTCGCTCCCTGACCCTGCAGAGACTGGCAACAAAGAAG TGGTGGTTTGTTACTCCTATACGAGTACTACATCAACACCGACCTCCACTCCAGTCCCTAGCGGAAGCGTAGCCACCGTGAAGTCTCCTCGGCCTGCAAGTCCTGCGTCAAATGTCGTCGTCCTACCCAGCGGCAGCACCGTCTATGTCAAAA GTGTCAACTGTTCGGACGATGACGAAAAGCCACGTAAAAGGAGGCGCACAAATTCCAACAGCTCTTCTCCGGTGGTACTGAAGGAGGTTCCCAAACCCACAACGCCAGTGTCCAAAACAATCACGGTGCCTGTGACCGGCAGCCCCAAGATGAGCAACATCATGCAGAGCATTGCCAATTCCTTGCCCCCCCACATGTCTCCTGTGAAGATCACCTTCACCAAGCCTGCCACCCAGACCACAAACACTTCTACCCAAAAG GTGATAATAGTTACCACCTCTCCGAGTTCAACATTTGTTCCCAACATATTATCCAAGTCCCACAATTATGCTGCAGTCACCAAATTGGTCCCCACCTCAGTCATTACCTCTGCAACACAAAAACAGCCGCTGGTAGTCACTGCCTCTCAGTCCTCTGTAGTCACAAGCAGCAGTACAAGTTCATCTTCTCCACCACTGACCTCCGGTAGCATTGCTGTTACTACAGTGGTATCCTCTACTCCATCTCTGGTCATGTCAACCGTAGCACCAG GTGCTTCAACATCTGCAGTCAAGGCAGCTACCAACAGACTCCCATCCCCCAAGAGCCTGGTCACCTCCCCTAGTCAGATCCTGGCCCAGTTACCAAAACAGTACCAGCAGTCCCCCAAGCACCAGATACATACGATACCCCAGCAGACGCAGCAGCTGGCCCAGGCCACAGCAATCACAAACCCAGGCACcatcactcacccacccactgcaCAGCAGCCTCCAATGCCTGCTGCCATGAAACCAACCATACAGATCAAGCAGGAATCGG GTGTTAAGATCATCACTCAGCAAGTGCAGCCCAGTAAGATCTTGCCCAAACCAGTGTCCACATCCCTGCCGAACAGCAGCAACGCTCCCATTATGGTGGTGAGCAGCAATGGTGCAATCATGACTACAAAATTGGTCACCACCCCGAGTG GGACACAAGCCACGTACACACGTCCAACCATCAGCTCTGCCTTGGGAGCCCGCATGGCTGCTACACCCGGGGCTACCTATGTAAAAACCACAAGCGGGAGCATAATCACCGTGGTACCGAAATCGCTGGCTACACTGGGAGGGAAAATCATAAGCAGCAACATAGTGTCAG GTACAACAACAAAGATCACTACAATTCCAATGACCTCCAAGCCTAATGTGATTGTGGTGCAGAAAACTACAGGCAAAGGAACGACGATACAAGGCCTTCCGGGCAAAAACGTTGTGACCACATTACTGAATGCCGGG GGGGATAAAACCCTACAAGCGATGCCAGCAGGAACAAAGCCAGCTATAATCACGGCAACTCGCCCAATCACCAAGATGATTGTGACGCAGCCCAAGGGTATGGGATCGACTGTTCAGCCAGCAACCAAAATCATCCCCACCAAAATAGTGTATGGGCAACAGGGGAAGACCCAG GTCCTTATAAAGCCCAAGCCAGTGACGTTCCAGGCCACTGTGATGAGCGAACAGACCAGGCAGCTGGTGACAGAAACCCTGCAGCAAGCCTCCCGTGTGGTAGAGGCAACAAGTGCTACTATTCAAGAGGTCAAAGAGGATACAGAGAGCAGCTCCTCTTCCACGGAGTCCTCCCAGAGCTCTCAAG ATTCCCAGCCTGTTGTTCATGTTATTGCTTCTCGAAGCCAGGATTGGGCAGAACATGAAATAGCCATGGATACCACTCCTACCATCATCTACCAGGATATTGGGGGAGAATCCCAGTCTGCTACATCGACCATTAAGGCCCTTATGGAGCTCCAGCAGACTGCAG GCAAAAGACAAATGGCTTCTACTAACACCGTGAGCTCTGGGGATATGCCTCTCCCATCCCTACTGCAAGTGAGCCATCCATCGCAGCAGCTGCAGCAGGTCCAACCCACGCGCACCCTATTGCAGCATGTTAGCCAGTCCCAGACAGCATCGCAGGCTTCTGTGGTGGTGAAATCAATCCCTACCTCCTCCAGTGGAGCCATCACTCATATCATGCAACAG GCACTGAGCAGTCACACAGCTTTCACCAAGAGAAGCGAGGAGACTGTGACTGAAGAAGGGGAGGTGGAGGAAATGGACACTTTAGACCCCCAAACGGGCATCCTGTACCGGGCCGCCATGGCACAAAAGCAGCAGAAACAGGTTCATCTGCAGCAGGAAGGAGCTCATCTGCAAGTGAAGACGGTGCAGTCCCTGCAGACCAAGCAGAAACAGATCATTCAGCTCCAGCCGGATCAAATGCAGCACAAAATCCAACAGACGGCGCAGCTCTCCATCCGCCAGCAAAAGGTCACTCCCATGCAGCAGGAGCACGCACAGCGCCACCTGGTGGTGAAAGAGAGACACATCCCTAACATTATGTCTCAGCCCCAGCAGACTGTAGTGCAAGTGCTGGCCGTTAAAACCACCCAGCAGCTGCCCAAACTGCAGCAGGTTCAAGGTCAACAAAAGATTTACATGCAGACTCCAATACAAATGCCAGTCTCATCTGAGAAACAAGCTGTTACGCAG ATGACCCAGTCTATCGTGTCCCCAGGATCAGCCGTTACAAAGATCACCTTTGAGGGCCACCAACCTCCCACCGTCTCCAAGGCATCTGTAAGCGACTGCCTGCCCAGACTGACCCCCGCAGTCGCCAGCATCCTGCCTACTGTCCAGAGCTCTGAGAAGTCCTCCGTAGCCGATATCCTGAAGATGTCTATGATGGAGGCAGACATTGACACGAATGCCGAGCCCATGGTTGTTGATGCCCCCACCAAAGTTGCCCCCATTATTAAACCCATGCCCATGCTGACTGAAGCTACAGTAACCCAGGTTCCAAGGTTTTCTGTGCCAGTGACTGCTTCTGTTCCACCGCCTCCAAAATGTTTCCCGGCCCCCATTATAACGGCCGCGCCCCCTACTGTGCTGCCTGGACCTCTCCCACCGCCACCCCCTCTTACAAGGAAAGTCGACGTCCCCATTGCCAGCCAGATCATCCAGATACAGAACGTTCAGCAAAAGAGAACTGAGGAAGTGCCTTCTGAAATAATTATCCAG ACCATCCCTCAGTATCATGCCATCCCTTGTCACTCCAGCTCCAATGTGGTAGTGGAACCCAGTGGGCTCCTGGAGATGAGTAACTTTACCAGCCAGAGGCTCGGGGAGGAAGACGTCGTCTTGGCTCACGACGGGGAGAGTGGCAAAAGCCAAGCCCCTATCCATATCGAGGACGTATAG